The Rhodococcus sp. ABRD24 genome contains the following window.
GCACGGTTCGTGTCTTCGGTGATCAGGTCGTTGTTGATCGCGATCGCGCAGGCAGCGGCGGCCGCGGCGGCGCCGAGCACCTGCGCCTTGAAGTCGGCGACGTTGCCCGCGACCCACACCCCCGGCACCGCCGTCTGCCCGGACGGATCGGCCGGTATGAACTGCGCGCCGGTCAACGGATCCGTGGCGGTCTCGATGCCCAGTGAGGCGATGGCGGCGATGCGGGGGACGAACCGCGGCGCAACGACGAGGGCCTGTCGTGAGACGACGGTGCCGTCGATGAGGCGGACCCCCGCGAGACGGTCGCCGTCGGTCACGAGCGAGTCCACCGCGCCGGTCACCACGGTGATGTTGCGGGCGGCGAACTGTTCCCTCTCGGCCTCGGTGGGTTCCGGACCGGTGTGCTGGAAGAGGGTGACGTCGTCGCTCCACTGCCGGAACATCAGCGCCTGATGCACCCCCATGGGCCCGGTCGAGAGCACGCCGACGGCCTGATCGTTGACCTCCCAGCCGTGGCAGTACGGGCAGTGCAGCACGTCGCGGCCCCAGCGTTCCCGCAGGCCGGGGAGGTCGGGCAGTTCGTCGACGAGTCCGGTCGCGACCAGCAGTCGACGCGCGTGTACGGTCCGGCCGTCGGCCAGGGCCGACGTGAAGCCGTCGGCATCGCGGTCGATACGGGCCACCTCGCCGCGGATGACCTGCCCGCCGTACCGGAGTACCTCGTCGCGGCCGACTTCCGTCAATTCAGCGGGTGCTACGCCGTCCCGGGACAGGAACCCGTGCACGCCCGCGGCCGGTGCGTTGCGTGGCTCTCCGGCGTCGATCACCAGCACGCTGCGGCGCGCCCGCGCCAGCATCAGTGCACCGCTCAGTCCGGCGGCTCCACCGCCGATCACTACCACGTCGTACCTGTTCATTGCCTGCTCCACCTGATCGCTCATCAAGACCTCCCTTGCCGTCCACCATGCCGATTCGGTACGGAAGGGTGCAAGCTTTGTTGCCGAAGTGGCAATCTGGGGTCATGGATGGCGACGTTGCCGATATGGACCGGATCCTCGATGCCGTCGGGCCGCGACTGCGGGCGCTGCGCCGACAACACGGCACGACGCTTGCAGAACTGTCCGCGGACACGGGCATCTCGGTGAGCACGCTGTCGCGGCTGGAGTCGGGCCGGCGCAAGCCCAATCTGGAACTGTTGCTGCCGCTGGCGCGGGCGCACGGAGTGCCGCTCGACGAGCTGGTCGGGGCACCTCCGACCGGGGACCCGCGTATCCATCTGAAGCCGATCAGCCGCGGCGGCAAGACCATCGTGCCGCTGACGCGCCGGGCGGGCGGCATCCAGGCATACAAGCACGTGATCCCCGGCGCGAAGGACCGACAGGTCCCCGACCCGCGCGTGCACGAGGGCTACGAATGGCTCTACGTCCTCAATGGGCGGCTACGTCTGGTCCTCGGCGACCAGGACCTGATCCTGCTACCGGGGGAGGCGGCCGAGTTCGACACCCGCGTGCCGCACTGGTTCGGGGCTGCAGACGCGGACGCGGTGGAATTCCTGGGCCTGTTCGGCCGACAGGGCGAACGCGCGCACATTCGGGCGCGTCCGGCTGGGGAGTGATCGAAAGTGGGGGAGCCTACTTGTCCTGGTGGGCTGGTGCGGGTGTGTCTCCGAACATCGCCGCGATGCGGGACTTGATCTCTTCGGTGCTGATGGATCCGGAACGGATTCCGCTCGGCGTGGTCTCACGCGTGTTCGAGATGAAGTTCATATCGACTGTTCCCGTGCCCTTCCAGGTACATCCGTTGCCGTCCCGGTCTTTGCGCCCGGGATGTCCGGCGGCGCCGCGTCCGAGCCGGAGCAACGGCGCCAAGGCCAGGCTAGCGACGGAATCTCGCTCAGCGCGGGCGGCGGCAAAGTGGTTATGCAACCGGAATGATCGCCGCAATGGAGGCGTCGAATCGTTACCGATCCGGAGTGTGCGGAGGATTGCGCGAATTACGCTTGGGCAATGCCCCTAGCGACTGTGTCCACGCCGGACGGTCCGATCGACGCGGTGCTCGAGGTTCCCGGAGGCGGGCGTTCGGGCCCGTGGCCAGGCGTCGTGGTGGTACACGACGCGCTGGGGTTGGGGCGCGACATTCGCGGCATCACTGCGCGCCTCGCAAATCATGGATACCTCGCGCTCACCCCCGACCTGTACTCACGGGGCGGGCGGACGCGGTGCGTCACGCGGGTGTTCCGCGAATTGATCGCCCGTCGGGGCAGGGCGGTCGACGACCTGCTCGCGGCCCGCGACCTGCTGGCGGCGCGCCCCGACTGCACCGGGGCGGTCGGTGTCGTCGGATTCTGCATGGGTGGTGGATTCGCGCTGGTGTTGGCGCCCAAAGGGTTCGACGCGTCGGCGCCGTTCTACGGTCCGCTGCCGCGGCGCCTCGACGAGGCGCTCGACGGCGCATGCCCGATCGTCGGCAGCTATGGCGCACGCGACCCGATGTTGTGGGGTGCCGGTCGCAAGCTCGACGCCGCGCTCACCGGACTGGGAGTCGAGCACGATGTCGAGACGTATCCCGGTGTGGGGCACAGCTTTGCGAACCGGCTGGTCCCGGACAGGGCGAATCCCCTGCTGCGAATCGCCGGAATGGGGTATGACCACGAGAAGGCCGAGGACGCGTGGCGTCGAGTCTTCGAGTTCTTCGACGCGCACCTGTCAGGCGGGGCCGAGGGATAGATCGGGTCCGCGTCCACCCTTGAGCCAGCGGCCGGGCAGGCGTCCGGCCAGATCGCCGAGCGGGCCGACGGCGGCGCTGAGCACCCCAACGGTCTCCTGCAGCAGGTCGACGCTGGCGCTCATTCGATGCAGGTTCGGTGCCAACGCCGTCAGCGTCTCGGACAGCGCGACGATCTGGTCGAGCGGCCCGCCCTCGGCGATGAGCCTTTCGATGGCGCCGTCCTCGGCGAGCAGAGTCTCGAGGACGCCGTTCTCCGCGAGCGCCCGATCGACGATGCCGTCCTTCTTCGTCAGTCGTTCCACCGCACCGTCCTCCGAGGTCAGGCGTTCGAGCGGTCCGTCCTCGGCGGTGAGTCGATCGAGTAGCCCACCCGGTGCGAGCAGGCGTTCGAGTGGCCCGTCCTCGGACAGCACCCGCTCGAGCGGGCCGTCTTCCTTGGTGACCCGGTCGAGCGGACCGCCCGGCGCCAGTACCCGATCGAGCGCGCCGCCGGGCTCGAACAGTCGCTCGAGGGTGCCGCCGTCGGAGGTGAGTCGGTCGACGACGCCGCCCGGTGCCAACAGCCGATCGAGCGGTCCGCCCGGCCGGAGTGCCTGACCCAATGGCCGGTCGTCGGAAGCAAGCTCGGCCAACTGTTGCACCAGCTGCAGCGGGCCCCTCGGGTTCGCCAGCGCTACCGCGCTCACGCCGGTGACGTTGGTGCTGGCCATGGCCAACCTTGTCGTGGCCAGCGCAGTTTCGGCGACGTCGAGCGCTGCGTCCGCAATGGCGAGGCCCGCGCGGATCGGCAGTGTGATCGCTGACACCAGATTCATGGATTTACAGTAACCCCCGCCACACTGGTGAGCGGGGGAGAGCACACGCGAGCACCACTGTCACTCCGGGGTCCGGAACAGTCGGCGCGCAAAGGCTGTGCGTGGCATGCGCGTCAGTGCAGAACCTTCAAGCCGATCACGCAGCCGACGATGCCGAGGATCAGGAGGATCTTCACGACCGACGTGCTCTCGGCGCCCGTGACCATCGCATAGGCCACAGTCAGCGAGGCGCCGATGCCCACCCAGATGGCGTAGGCGGTGCCGGTCGGGAGGGTGCGCATCGCGTATGCGAGGCCCGCCATGCTGAGCAACAGGCCGACGCCGAATACGACCGACGGGGCCAGGCGAGTGAAGCCGTCGGACTTGCCGAGGGCCGTCGCCCACACTGCTTCGAGAATTCCGGATACGACGAGAACGATCCAGGCCATGGTGTTCAACTCCCAACACCGTCTTGTCGCTGGCCGGGTACGGTGTGCTCGTCCGGATGTCCTACTGACTGGTACTAGGGTACCGAATTCGTCAGGCGGGGACGTGCTCGCCGTACCCGAGGTCGCGCAGCGCGGCCTTGAGCTTGGTCGCGGCCTCGTCCATCGATTCCGGTGAGGGGTTCGGGTCGGCCTTGCTGATGTCGAAGTTGCCCATGTCGTAGGCCGGGAACACGTGCATGTGCAGGTGCGGCACTTCGAGTCCGGCGATCAGGAAGCCCGCGCGGGGAGCGTCGAACGCC
Protein-coding sequences here:
- a CDS encoding NAD(P)/FAD-dependent oxidoreductase; translation: MSDQVEQAMNRYDVVVIGGGAAGLSGALMLARARRSVLVIDAGEPRNAPAAGVHGFLSRDGVAPAELTEVGRDEVLRYGGQVIRGEVARIDRDADGFTSALADGRTVHARRLLVATGLVDELPDLPGLRERWGRDVLHCPYCHGWEVNDQAVGVLSTGPMGVHQALMFRQWSDDVTLFQHTGPEPTEAEREQFAARNITVVTGAVDSLVTDGDRLAGVRLIDGTVVSRQALVVAPRFVPRIAAIASLGIETATDPLTGAQFIPADPSGQTAVPGVWVAGNVADFKAQVLGAAAAAAACAIAINNDLITEDTNRAVAEYRSRESKGVNA
- a CDS encoding XRE family transcriptional regulator, coding for MDGDVADMDRILDAVGPRLRALRRQHGTTLAELSADTGISVSTLSRLESGRRKPNLELLLPLARAHGVPLDELVGAPPTGDPRIHLKPISRGGKTIVPLTRRAGGIQAYKHVIPGAKDRQVPDPRVHEGYEWLYVLNGRLRLVLGDQDLILLPGEAAEFDTRVPHWFGAADADAVEFLGLFGRQGERAHIRARPAGE
- a CDS encoding dienelactone hydrolase family protein, which produces MPLATVSTPDGPIDAVLEVPGGGRSGPWPGVVVVHDALGLGRDIRGITARLANHGYLALTPDLYSRGGRTRCVTRVFRELIARRGRAVDDLLAARDLLAARPDCTGAVGVVGFCMGGGFALVLAPKGFDASAPFYGPLPRRLDEALDGACPIVGSYGARDPMLWGAGRKLDAALTGLGVEHDVETYPGVGHSFANRLVPDRANPLLRIAGMGYDHEKAEDAWRRVFEFFDAHLSGGAEG
- a CDS encoding ABC transporter, coding for MNLVSAITLPIRAGLAIADAALDVAETALATTRLAMASTNVTGVSAVALANPRGPLQLVQQLAELASDDRPLGQALRPGGPLDRLLAPGGVVDRLTSDGGTLERLFEPGGALDRVLAPGGPLDRVTKEDGPLERVLSEDGPLERLLAPGGLLDRLTAEDGPLERLTSEDGAVERLTKKDGIVDRALAENGVLETLLAEDGAIERLIAEGGPLDQIVALSETLTALAPNLHRMSASVDLLQETVGVLSAAVGPLGDLAGRLPGRWLKGGRGPDLSLGPA
- a CDS encoding multidrug efflux SMR transporter, with product MAWIVLVVSGILEAVWATALGKSDGFTRLAPSVVFGVGLLLSMAGLAYAMRTLPTGTAYAIWVGIGASLTVAYAMVTGAESTSVVKILLILGIVGCVIGLKVLH